A segment of the Halovivax limisalsi genome:
GGATCCAACAACGATACGGTCCCCCGCCGTCTGTGCTGCCGTGTGAACCTGCACGCGATCAGCCTCGGAAATCACGAATTCGAGGGGGAGAACAACGCCTACCTCCTCGAGTCGGCGGGCGAGGTGGCCCTGATCGACACCGGCATCCCGCGGCCGGCCATCCGAACCCAGCTCGAGGCCGGACTCGACGCGGCCGGCCGGACGCTCGCGGACGTCGATGCCGTGGTCCTCACGCACCACCACCTCGACCACGCGGGACTCGCCGGCGCGGTCGCCGACGCGGGAGGTGCCGACGTCTTCGTCCACGAAACGGACGCGCCGCTGGTTCGACGCGACGACGACGCGGTCGCGACCGAATACGCGCTGCGCGCCCGGCGATTCGACGAGTGGGGCATGCCGGCCGACCAGCGGTCGGCGCTACAGGCGTTCTTCGATCGGGCGCCGACGGCCGAACCGCCGGCGCGAGTCGTGGAGCTCGTCGACGGTGACGAGATCGACGTCGGCGACGCGACGCTTCGGACTCGATTCGCGCCCGGCCACACGGCCGGCCACGCGATCTACGAGTTCGACCGGGCGGGGGCGACCGAGGCCCTCGTCGGCGACGTCGTCCTCCCGACGTACACGCCGAACGTGGGCGGGGCCGACCTCCGGCTCGATCGCCCGCTGACGCGCTACGTCGAGACGCTCACCGCCGTCGTCGAACGCGACTACGAACGCGTCTGGCCGGGCCACCGGGACGTCATCGACGGACCGGCCGCGCGTGCGCGGGAAATCCTGGCCCACCACCGCGACCGGCTCGAAAACGTTCTCGACGTCCTCGAACCGGACGAGACGCACACGGCCTGGGAGATCAGCGCGGAACTGTTCGGCGAACTCGATCGCGTCCACATCCTCCACGGCCCCGGCGAAGCCCACTCCCACGTCGAGTACCTCGTCGACCGCGGCGCCGCCGAGCGCGTCGCGGACGAGGAATCCGGACGAATCGGCTATCTCCGGGCGGACGAATCGA
Coding sequences within it:
- a CDS encoding MBL fold metallo-hydrolase → MNLHAISLGNHEFEGENNAYLLESAGEVALIDTGIPRPAIRTQLEAGLDAAGRTLADVDAVVLTHHHLDHAGLAGAVADAGGADVFVHETDAPLVRRDDDAVATEYALRARRFDEWGMPADQRSALQAFFDRAPTAEPPARVVELVDGDEIDVGDATLRTRFAPGHTAGHAIYEFDRAGATEALVGDVVLPTYTPNVGGADLRLDRPLTRYVETLTAVVERDYERVWPGHRDVIDGPAARAREILAHHRDRLENVLDVLEPDETHTAWEISAELFGELDRVHILHGPGEAHSHVEYLVDRGAAERVADEESGRIGYLRADESIDAAPFEPAVSD